The genome window TTTTCTGGAAATTCTTTGTCTTGTTTGTTATACTATCACAAAGCTTGCAATTCGGTATAATTGATTGTTTCAATGCACTACTTCATTTTTTTCGATACGAGGAGGTTTTTGAAATGGAACTGCGTCAGCTGAAAACCTTTGCGGCGATTGTCCGCTACGGCAGCTTCACCGCGGCAGCGCAAGCGCTTGATTATGCACAGTCGACCATCACCAGCCAGATTCAGGCGCTGGAAGCGCATCTCGACACCCGTTTATTCGAACGTCTCAACCGTCAGGCAAAACTCACACAGGCCGGTGAAACGCTCTATCTGTATGCCGAACGTTTGCTGCGTCTGGCCGATGAAACGGAAAATGCGCTGGCGGACGCCACGCTGCCGAAAGGACGCCTGGTGGTCGGCGTGCCCGAATCGCTCTGCGTCAATCGCCTGCCGACGCTCTTTAAGGAATACCAGTCCCTTTACAGCGCCGTCAACATCCAGCTTCGCTTCGACACCTGCTGCAACTTTCGCAGCGGACTGCGCAAGGGAGATATCGATATCGCGCTCCTGCTCGACGTTCCGCTCGACGAGCCCGATTTGGTCATCCAACCGCTCTTCGACGAGCCGATGGTTATCCTCGCCGCTCCGGAACATCCGCTGGCCAAGCGCAAACGCGTCACGCCAACCGATCTGAACGATCAGGCGCTCTTATTGACGGAAACAGGCTGCAGCTACCGCCGCCTCTTCGATCACATGCTCAGCTCCTATGCCGTGACGCCGCGCTCGATCCTTGAGATCGACAGCGTCGAAGTCCTGCGCCAGTTTGCCCTCAGCGGTCTTGGCCTTACCTTCCTCTCACGCCAACTGGTCAAAGACGATCTGGCGGACGGACGTCTGGTCGCACTCGCCTGGCAGGGACCTCCCTTTCCGATCCGCGCCCAACTGATCCATCACCGCGACAAATGGCTCTCCCCCGCTTTACAGGCGTTCCTCGCCCTGTTTCGCGAGCGCCTGACCGCCGCTGAATTCAAGAAATGAGAAAAGCCTGCGGCAAAATCTGCCGCAGGCTTCAGAGTGTAAACAATTGAAAAACAGAATACGATAACAGGAACAAATAGAAGAATTAAAGGAAACGACAACACGAAGAAGCGAAGCGGGCCGATACTATCGGCCCGGCGAGAAGAAAGGAAGAATTTAAAATCTCTTCCGCCCTTCCCTTCTTCGACTCTTCGTGTAAAAAACGTCTCACTTGATTTCGTTTTGTCGACAGTCTCAAGCCTGCAGCAAAATTTGCCGCAGGCTTTTCTTGTTTTATGATTCCCAGCGCACTTCCGCAAAACTGCGCCGTACGCCGCGCTTATATTGTACTTCTGGGTGACCGAACACCACCATGATGCCGCCGCGCAGATCGGGCTGAAAGCCGTATTTGCTGCGCAGCGCCTTGCTGGCCTTTAGAAGCGGCAAGACCGTACCGATCATGCAGGAGCCAAGTCCGAGCGACTCCGCCGCCAGCATCGCATACGTCGCCGTCACTTCCGCATCGGCCGGATCATTATACGCACCACCGTAAAAGAACATCGCCAGCGGCGCGCCGTACAAAAGAAAATCCTTGCCTTCCGCCTGCTGCTCCGCCAGATAATCCGCCGTCGGCAGCAGGAACGTCTCGATCAGTTCCTGCATCGCCTTGCCGCAAAACAAACGCCAAAGCAACGTCAGCGGCCACTCGAAGATCCAGCTCCACTTGTGCGCAAACGCGACGGCATCGGCAGCAAACGCAGCCACTTCCGCCCGGCCGTGAAACACCCTGACCTTGACGTCGGAAGGCGGAATGCCCATCGGCGCGGTCGCTGCGGCCGCCAGAATCTTATCGACCATTTCTTTCGACACCGGCCAATCACGATAGCGGCGTATGCTGCGCCGCGCCTCAAGTAACGCCAGCAATTGCTGATAATCCGCACGCTGCTCCGGCGGGTTCAGTTCAAAACGATCCTCCGGCGAAAGCTCGCGGCCATATATCTCAATGCAGTTTTGCGGGCAGACCGCCATGCACTGGCCGCAGCCGATGCAGCCGAACATGCGGTTCTGATTCACCATCACCCGCCCATCTTCCATATATAAAGGAGCGCCGCAACAGACCTGCACGCACTTGCCGCAACTGATGCAGGCCGCTTGGTCGATGCGAACCCGGGCCGTCCCCGTCGCCCGACCGGTCTTAATGGACATCGAACCGCCTCCTCGTACACAATCTACTTGTATAAAATTCTGTCAAAACAAGGAAACACCTGCCACACGTTAAAAAATTATGCTTTGTGCCAACGTTCTTTCAAGAAATTAAAAGAGTCTGCCGAATATTTTTCGACAGACTGTTTCTCTAGCAAACTCTATTCCTAAACAAAATCTCAAGCCATTTTCATTTTAAGCCATCATCGCTCTACTTTAATATAGACCAGACTTTTTTTCGCCGTCTCCATAATTTCTTCGCCGCTTAGATTTTTCCGATGCGCGTCTTTGTTCGGCAACGATATGCCGAGATTGTCGGCAAGATTCCGTATGTTGTTCTCCTTAACCGCAAAATTCACGTTCTGCGGCAGGATGCCGGCCTTATCGGCAAAATTCTTGCCCAGTGTTGCCGTGACGACGCCGACCACCTCGCCGCGTTCGTTCAGCAGCGGGCCGCCGCTATTGCCCGGTTGGATCGCGGCGCTGATCTGGCATTGACGGATGTCGCCATTGAACCCGTTTAGGCTGCTGATGATTCCATCGGTGATTTTCGGCGTGTTGCCAATCACATTCGACAGCGGGAAGCCCACCGCATAAATGCGCATGCCTTCCTTGATCTCTTTCGCATTGCCGAGCGGCAGCTGCGGCAGCTCCTCCATGACGGCGCCTACTTTCAAAAGAGCCAGGTCGCTGGCCATATCAATTCCGACGACAACCGCAGCCGCTTTTTTGCCGTTGCTGCAAAGCACCTCAATTTTTTTCGCATCTTTTATGACATGGTAATTCGTGACCGCAACCCCGTTCGCAACGAAAAAGCCGCTGCCGGAAACTGACGCCGCTGCCGCCCGAGATGCTTTTGCCTGGTAACCCGCCGCGATATCCATCAGGCGCGCATAAACCGAATTCGGTATGACAGCCTCCCACTCCGCCTGCGGGAAAGAACGTTCATCCACGACTTTGTTCTCGGCATCGTATGCCTTTTGGAAGAGCACCTTATAGCGGCTGTTGCCCGGTTGAAAAAGCAGCAACGCGACGCGCCTTGAAATAGCGCTATCCGGATTGGCGAATTTGCGCAACGACGCGACCAACACCCCGCTCTCATTGGCGCGGATGCTGGACTGCGAATAATAATAGCGGTCTCCGTCCTGCATCTGTGCATAGCTGACCCAAGCCGCATCTTCGGCATGTCCTTGCACCGGCAAAAATAAAAACAACACTGCGACAATCAGACTTCCGATTCTCTTACCCCACACTTTTGTAATCCCCCATTCTGCATCTCCTGCTGCATTTTGCAACGCTTGTCAAAAGCAATCATCTTTTATGTCTATAGAACAATCAATTCTAGCTGTTTTTTTCAATTTCCTCTCCGCAAAAAAAACAACTTACAAAAATTTTCTTTCCTTCCCAAACAAGCTATACTGTAAATAAACTATGTCTTTAAGGGAGAGGATTTATTTTGCGCCTTCATTTTTTTCTTCGAGTTTTCACCTTCTTTATGCTGCTCGCCTTGGCGACGCCAGCGGCTGCCAGCAGCCTGTCCGACGCATTGGCCAAATATCCGCCGAGCGCGTACGGCATCATTTACGGGGACATCGACGGCGACCGCATCGGCGCTCCTTTGGATTGGGTCGGCTTAAAGAAATATCCGGTCGAATCGCACGGCCTTTTTTCAGGCACCAATGATACCGAAAAAAACATCACCGTGTCCAGTTATTTCTTTGCGTTCGTCAAACCCGGCGACTATTTCATGAACGTCTTTAATATGAAGTTGTACGGCGGCGGCAGATCTTCGAATTTATCGACCAGCTACAAAGAACCGAAAGACGCAACTTCGCCGGCCTTGCGCCACGCAGTAGCGGGCAGTCTTTCCTACTGGGGCAGCATATATCTGGAGCAGACCAAAGCTTCGACCATGTTTTCCCACAGTGAATATGCCGTTCATTCTTTGGAGGTCAGCAACCGGCGCGAACTGCTGGCGCATCTGAAGATGGAAGCACAGGGAACCGCCTGGGAAAGCATCGTCAACAGCCAGCTTGGCAGCCCCAAGGCAGCGCCTGTCGCAAGCAGTCCGGCGACGCCGCCCGGCATTGGTGACAGTTCCGCGTCTGCAGCGCCTCCGAACGCGGGCGTCGTGCAGTGTAACGGCTTCTATGTTGTAAGCAATACATATTCCAACCTTACGATTTATTCTTATTACCGTTTTTTTGTAGACGGCAGCGTGACTGCTTACAGCAGCCCCCTGCAAGAGTCTTCCGGCGAGATTTTTGCCAAACTGGCCAGTGCGCCATCCGGGCGCGGCAATTACAGCATCGAGAATGACGTCGCCAAATTCAGCCTGGCTTATCCAAAAGGAAAAGTCGACTACACCGCTTTGCCGGACGGCGACAGACTATCGATGAAAAGCCACAGCTACATCAACAACACTGACGGCGTCTTCTCCTGCCGTTTTGTTCCGGTCAATTAAACGTTTCAGTTGATTCGATTCATTACACACAAAAGCGAAAAGCAGGTACAGCATAATCTGTGCCTGCTTTTTTCTTTTCAAATACTCCTCTCCCGTAAAAGCTTCCTTTCATTAAAAATTCACGTAATTTCAAATCTCCACTAGCTTTGCACCTTTAGCTCCACCTGCGCAGCCTCTGCCGGACGCAGCAACGGCAAATCATATTTGCGCCGCAGACGGTATTTGTAGAACAACTGAAACGCTGTTTTAACATCTATAATGTATAACCATACCCAAACAAAATAGGCCAACACGATCAAGCCGTTAATGCCCAGCATTTTTTTCAGCATGATTTGCGTCGCCACTCCTCCTACCGCCAGAACATATGTCACGCGCACCAGTACACTCATTTTTCGTTTCGGATCATCCAGCCGTTGCAATTCGCCTCGTTTCAAATCCCGTTCGCAACCAGCCAAATCCCTATAAACAAGCACGATTCCTGCTCCAGCCAGCACCGGCGCAACAATCGGCAACGGCCAGCCTAATCCGCCGCATAATAGATCCACGCTTACGAGATAGGCCCCCCCCGCCCAAGAACAAGTCCGCAACGCCACAGTATAATTCATGATAACGGCAATATCGCTCGCGCTGACAATAATAAAAGAGCAGCCCGATCAGCGGGATGAATATCCACGCCGCCGTCAGGATCAGTTTAATCCAATCCCATTGCAGTGTCACGACATAAAGCATCGGCCCCCATACGATTATAGACAATGCGTATGAACATATTTCCCTAACGATCACTTTTGAATTTTCTTGCGTATAGTTTGCGGCAAGTTGTTTTTGTTCATCCACTTTATTCACCTGCTTCGATAAGAGTTCTTGGAATCAGGCTTGCGCCAGCGTTAAAATCGACTTATTACTTTTCGCAGCGATACTCTTCATTTTCAAGCTATTCGCCGACTATACCCTGTTTTTATTGAAACAATCCTACTGTCTGTTTTCAAGAGAAGCTCCTGTCAACTTCATAACAACCTCTACGGTTGCCAGGTAATGCGATAACTGACTTGCGCCGCTTCCGTATCATAGACGACCAAGAGCTCACAGTCCCCTTTTCCCTCCAGAACCTTCTTACTAAATATCATTTTTTCTTTACCGGTTTGCCGCTCCCCCCCTATGCGCGTCCAGCCGTTGTTTGTTGCGAGCCGCGAAAATTCTGCAAAGATTTCTTTACTGTCCGCATTGGTCGAATAAATGTTTTCCACATAAGCCGGTTTTTCAACGTACTTATAGTTCCATTCTATTTCATTCATCTTAAAAAAAGTCGGTATCTTATCAAAAGGTCTCATTTCCTTTATAATTACGCTTTTCGCGTTCGATTGTCTTTGGTACTCTTTCGGTTCGAATTGACCGCCATTCGGCA of Azotosporobacter soli contains these proteins:
- a CDS encoding LysR family transcriptional regulator; amino-acid sequence: MELRQLKTFAAIVRYGSFTAAAQALDYAQSTITSQIQALEAHLDTRLFERLNRQAKLTQAGETLYLYAERLLRLADETENALADATLPKGRLVVGVPESLCVNRLPTLFKEYQSLYSAVNIQLRFDTCCNFRSGLRKGDIDIALLLDVPLDEPDLVIQPLFDEPMVILAAPEHPLAKRKRVTPTDLNDQALLLTETGCSYRRLFDHMLSSYAVTPRSILEIDSVEVLRQFALSGLGLTFLSRQLVKDDLADGRLVALAWQGPPFPIRAQLIHHRDKWLSPALQAFLALFRERLTAAEFKK
- a CDS encoding nitroreductase family protein is translated as MSIKTGRATGTARVRIDQAACISCGKCVQVCCGAPLYMEDGRVMVNQNRMFGCIGCGQCMAVCPQNCIEIYGRELSPEDRFELNPPEQRADYQQLLALLEARRSIRRYRDWPVSKEMVDKILAAAATAPMGIPPSDVKVRVFHGRAEVAAFAADAVAFAHKWSWIFEWPLTLLWRLFCGKAMQELIETFLLPTADYLAEQQAEGKDFLLYGAPLAMFFYGGAYNDPADAEVTATYAMLAAESLGLGSCMIGTVLPLLKASKALRSKYGFQPDLRGGIMVVFGHPEVQYKRGVRRSFAEVRWES
- a CDS encoding S1C family serine protease, whose product is MWGKRIGSLIVAVLFLFLPVQGHAEDAAWVSYAQMQDGDRYYYSQSSIRANESGVLVASLRKFANPDSAISRRVALLLFQPGNSRYKVLFQKAYDAENKVVDERSFPQAEWEAVIPNSVYARLMDIAAGYQAKASRAAAASVSGSGFFVANGVAVTNYHVIKDAKKIEVLCSNGKKAAAVVVGIDMASDLALLKVGAVMEELPQLPLGNAKEIKEGMRIYAVGFPLSNVIGNTPKITDGIISSLNGFNGDIRQCQISAAIQPGNSGGPLLNERGEVVGVVTATLGKNFADKAGILPQNVNFAVKENNIRNLADNLGISLPNKDAHRKNLSGEEIMETAKKSLVYIKVER